The following nucleotide sequence is from Pseudomonas putida S13.1.2.
TCCAGGGTGTGCGCGGGCGGTGCCCGGTATTTGCCATCGTCAAAAGTGCCAGGATGCGAGGGCCCACCGGGGAGGGCTTCGGCCATCCAGGTCAGCGTCTGGTTTTGCGGGTTATCAACGTTGAACTCATGAAAGCCACCCGCAGGCATGTTCACAGCATCGTCACGAATGACAAACCCGGCATCGCTCCCCAGCACCCCCGGTACCGACAAGGCCCCCGGAAACGCCAGGCCGGCAGGCTCGGGCTGAATTTTATGGGCAGCCCCGAACGCCAGCGCACCCACCCAGCGCTCCGGTGCCTCAGCGTCGAGTTTTTGTGCAATGGCCAGCAATATGGCCCGCTTCACTGCGTAAGCGGCAAAATCTTCTGCCTGCGACCTGAGCTCTGCGTTCTCATCACCCTCGGGCAGGCCACGCAGCACATGTGCTTCTTGTGCTTCAGGCCAAGGCGAGAAAAACTGCCCTTCCAGCCAGCCCTGGCCGGCCTCGGCGGAGGCCAGCAAGTAGAAGCGATGGTGTAAGGACACCCTGAAATCTGCCGTATATTCATTCGGCACATCGGCACCGTGGGGCAGACAGTTGAAACTGACCGTGCACTCAGCGTTCCAGTGCTGGGTGGCCATGTCCCGCTCGAACGTGGCCTGGAACCCACCTGCCGCGTCCAGGCGGAAGGCCTCACCGGTAAAGGTGAACCCACTGCTTTGGTAAGTGGTAGCGGGTATCCGCAACGTGCCTGCGTCGGCAACCACTTCTACCAGCCGTCCATCTTCCATGCGATGGCTGAAGCTTCCCTCCTCAAGCAGCTGGGTGAAGCCTGGCAGGAAGGCATTGCGATGCATCAGACGTGAACTGATCAACTGCAGCGCAGCATCAGGCAGGTGGGTGTCTGGCAAGAGCCTGGGGAAATCGCCATTCGCATTCGGGAAGTTACCTGAACTACCGTATTGCGAAGAGGCAAATACCACCAACGTATCGCCCTTGCCTTGAGCATCGGCTTGGGTGCCAAGGTAGGCGGTTTTCAACTCCAGTTCCGCCTGCCCCGGCACACCTTTGACCATGACGTAATCGAGTTTTTCGGCCTCTGCGGGTAGTTGCTCGCGCAACCACTCACCCGCCTGCCCCCGTACGCTTTCCTCATCGCTCACGGCCAGGCGCATGTTTTCGCCCTTGGACATATCCAGCACCAACGCGCCATCCTTGAAATCGGCGCGAACCTGTTGCCTCAGTTCAAGGCCCAGCAGCGGGTCATGCTCGGAAAGGCTGCGCACCTTGTAGGTGTCTTCAGTTTCGACGAGGGTTCCACCGTACAGATTGGCGACCATGTCCAGCCTGGCGCTTTCGTAGGCCACGCGTGAAATGTCCACTTGCGGCCCCGACAACTGATAACCCGCAAAGTGATAAACAATATCGCTCATGGCCATTTCAAGCTGGCCCGAAACACCCTCTATTTCATGCCCCTGGCTCAAATGGATTGCATGGGTTTGCCTTAGCGCGGTATTACCACCCGCCAGCGACAGGCCTGTGATGCTGTCCCAATTCAACAGGTCCGGGTTGGTGGGCAGCCAGTCACTCAGTAACACGGGTTTGTTCTGGCTCATGACTTCACTCCCTCTGGATGTTTCTGCACCTCAAATGCACCCACCCCCTGCACTGCATCTTCCAGCCTCGCCGGGGGCAGGGTTTGCAGTGCATAACCGTCGAAGATGCCAATGATCTGGGTGTCGAACGTTGCCGTAATCAGGGCAAATTGATCGCTGCTGGATGTATCGTGGGTATACACACCCGTGGCGGGGTCAACAGCACCCGAGCCGTACTTTACCTCCCATTGGATCTTTGCAGGATCTTGCTCCCTGCCGTTGATTACGGCTGTCAACTTCACCGTGCCAGCGACAGGATCAACTTCCCGTAGAAGTTGCATCGGTTGTTTGATGGCGCTCTCGGTGATAACCAATGCGGTATGACCCGAACCGTTTGCCCCGGCTTCGCTCAGCACAATTTCGTCGACGGTAAAGGCGGCAAGTTCATCAGGGTAGGCCGGGTCAAGGGGAGGCATGTTCGCCGGGGCGGTGTACACCGCGCTTTTGCCACTTGCGTTCACTTTTCCATACGCGGGATCTGCCCATCTCAAGTTGTTGGCATCGCCAAGGTAACCGGCTTGCAAATCGACAGTGCCGTTTACCTGCGTCACATAAGCCAACGGATTGATCTGCACGCGGGATTTCACCACGGTGATCAACGCTGAACTTTTAAAACCGGTGTCCTTGTGCTCTGCGTGGACGCGCACCCGTACAAACGCCCCATCAAAATCCTGCCCACGAGGCGGGGTATAAAGGCCCGTATCCGGGTTGATGTCGCCTATCTGATCGCTTGCTACAGTGGCCAGCACGGGCTCGCATGTCCAACGTAGCTTGCCGGGGTGCGCCGGGACCGTATTGAACTGTTTCGGTGAGCTTGCCACCGCCAAGGTATGCTCCATAGGGTCGACGGCAAAGGCGGTGGCTGCCGGGTTCACAGCACCAAAGAGGGCGATTTCACGCGGTGCGAACTGATCCTGGCCGATCAGGGCATTGCCGAAGTAGAGTTTGATCGTTTCATCGACCAATTCCTTGAGGGAATGGGAGAACTGGAAGTTTTTCTCAAACGCATCGCGCAAGATTGACTCAACACTGGGAAATTCGGTTTCTCCAGTTGCTCTGAGAAGGCCCTCCAGCATAATCATGACGGCTATCATCGGCAGAAGCAGCCAGAAAAACAAAGCAGCTATGATGTACGCTTCTATTGGATCAAGCGGGGGTACCGAAGGCGGTTTGATTTCCCCAATCTTTGGGGCGGGCGCCTTGTACTCCAGCATTTCGATACCCTTGGACTTCAAAATACCGCCTTCAACATCCTCAAGTTCATACAAACTCTTGAAGACATATTTAAAATCATCCTCAGTGCGCTTGTAAAAATCTGAAGAGTCCATGTACGTGCGTATAGTCCTTCCTACCTGCCCCGTATCATCATCCAGATCCAATGGCTCAACGGCCATGACACCTGTAACCTCCCACGTGACCTCAACATCCTGGCCATTTATCGACACTTCGAATGCGTCGGTCATTTCCAAGACAATCTCAAACACCTTGAACTTCAATGTCATGTGGCGGGAACGCCCAAAATCGTCAGCATCGGTGTCGAACTCATGGGTCAGTTCCTGTTCGGGGATCACCATTTCCCCACGCGAAGCAATGGCCCCTATCAGCTTGCCCTTGTCGTCGCGAACCAGCCTGAACTCGACGTCGTTTACAACCCCCTTCAAGGACTCAAGCAGCTGCGCCAGCATGATTCGCGTGGGTTCAAACAGCACCGTAGCGTCATACGCCTTGTCTTTGGGAATCAGGTAACGAAAATCACGCCCGGGTATATTCCCTTGATCATCTCCCTCGTAGCACAGCAGCGCGAGTACCGCCCCCTCGTCATCTTCCGGGTCACGCTCGCGTGCCTGGGTGCGCAGGGCAAATGATGTGGCTCGCAGCAACGGGTTGCCGCCTGCTTCGATCTGGCCAAGCGGAAATACACGCTGTGCATCCGGCAAAGCCTCGAACTTTTGCTTGAAGTACTCCCCCACCAGCCTTTGCTCGCCAGCGTCGCTGGACACTTCCAACTTGAAGTCTGAACTTTCTTTCAGGTCGAGTCGCACACGCCCCTCTTTGCCAACCACGCCAGGTACATTGGCAAGCAGCAGGTCCAAGCTAAGTTCGGGCCCTTGCAGCGGGCTGGTTTCGCGGATTTCCCGCACGTGCCAGTCCGCTCCACTCAAGCGCAAACCCAGCTGTGTGCCCGACATGACCTGCATCGTCAAACCCGCTTTGGAGTCATTGGCCTGCATGCCCGCAAAGCCTAACCGTGGCCAATCCAGTGTGAACTGGTTCAGCGCAAAGCGCCGGTCATCGCCATTTGGAATACTCCCGGTGATCGGTGGCAGGTAAGCGCTGGTTTTGAAGCGCTGTATGTAAGCCTGCAGCAGAAGAAGGTTCAACTTCTTCCGGTCCATGAAGGAAATCATCCCCCAACCCAGGGCGCGCGGTTGTTCTTTTAACCACGCATATAATTCACTAAAGTTATACTCTGCCATTTCGTCACCCTCGTAATATTTATCATCACCCACCGCGGTACGCCGCGCCTATTCGCGACAGACACACGCAGTGATTACCAGCATCAGGGTACTAAATTAAACTCTGCCGACTTGCCTGGCACGAACGTGACGCCTTCATCGAAGCTGACTTCCACGTACACATTGAAAGCCGTATTGAGTTCAAGCTTTTCCAGATAGGCCTTGCCCAGGTCCATCTTCAACTCGTCATTGAACCATTCATCTTCAGAAACCGGCACATCATCCCGAATCACTTCGTCCGGCAGTGACGGCCCGCCAGGCTTTGCCCTGCCTTTTACATAAACACGCACTTGTTGCCCGACCGCGAAGAAGCGCCAACTATTTGAACTCAACTCAAACGTGACGCTTGTCGTAACCCTTGATAGCGAAATATTTCCCGTCGGATAGTGCGGACACTGAACGGCTTCAAAATCAGTGGCCGTCAGTTTTTCAACTTTAAGGCCATACGCAGGTGACGGCTGTGTTACACCCTCAGCGTCTTCTACCGTGTAGAACACTTTGACGCGTCTGCCGAAGTTTGCAGGCACTGCGGTGCTAGGAATTTGGAACCTTAAATTATTTCCAGCGGTAGGCGTGTCTGTGCTGTACTTCCCGGTTGTACCAAACCCTTCCCAATGCATGGTAATCTTGCCGTTACCTGTGTCTGACTCAACAGGCACTTGGGCATAAGCCCCCTGCCTGAGCCGGTCAGGGAACATGAAGCCGAACTGCACCATGTCCGGGTCCACTTCCTCATCATTCTCCGGATCCTTCGATGTGGCGTTTTCAACAAATGGAACCTTCAGATCCAGCGGTTTACGCAACACCAGATCCAATGGCAGGGAGTCCGCAGCCGCGCCCAGCCGGGCCCATTGCCAGGTCAGTTTTACTGGCTCCCCCACATGCTGCTGCAACCAATCAGCCGGCACCTTGAAATGCAAGCGACCACTGTCCATTATCGAACTATCAACGCGAAGCGTGGCGAGGCTAGCTCGCTTACCGGCGGCTGTCAGCAACAATTCATCCCCGACCTGCGCACCATAGTCTTCCACCGTCACCGGCAACCCCTGCAGGTACTGGCTTGGGTCGAGCATGCCGCCACTGTGGCCAGGTACTTCAGGTGCCGGCAGGCTGGGTAATTGCCCGCTCCCACTGGTTACGATAGCGAAGCGCTGCACAGGTGAATGGCTTTCCCCACCGCTCTCATACTGGATGGAATACGCCAGTTCGCACCAGGCGCCAGCCATCAGCAAATTGGCCGAATCAATCCGCCACACCAGAGGTTCGTCCAAATCTTCCTTAATTAGCGGTTTTGTGAAAGTCTCTGAATAACCATATTCGTCTTTCCATGAAAGCACCACTTTGTCATTCACCGCCATGAATGGATAATTGGAGGTAATGACCTGACCATCCCCCGTCACTCGCGACAAATCAATTTCAAGCCCATCACTGTCCACAAAGTGTGGCAATGGCACCGACAATGCGGGCTCAACCTGCTTGTTAATATAAAATAACAACCGGGTAGAGGTTTCCTCCACGTGACGCAACGTGGATGCCTCTTTGAAACGAGAGATAACAGCATACGAGTAGAAAGCGACCCCTTTATCCAGGCCTTTTAACAGGGCATTGTCTACCTCGACCAGGAAACTGCCGTCAGGCTCCAACCTTTCCACCACCTGTGCCGTTGGGTCCCGATCAAATATCTCACCGGCTGCACCACACCCAAAAAAACGCGCCGATATCACATGGCCCAGGGCCAGGCCCGGATAATTTATATAAGTCTTGAGATCTTCAGACCCCAGTTTGTCAAGGTCCAGCGAGTCACCGTCCAGCAGCGGAATAGTGGGTGCCGGTAGCGCTGCCGTTGCGGCTTCATCGGCGCCCTTTTGAAAAACCTGACTTTTGCAAACGTCGTCCATTTGCTTATCCCCTTAGTAGCTGTTTAATCGGTACTTGCTTCGCTTGCCGACCACGATGGGGACTTTGTACACCTGTGCCGGCACGGCCGGAACTAGCACTTTTAACAGGTGGCGGCGGCGGCGGCGTTTGTTAGTGTGGGGACCCAAGCTCATGAAATTCCGTACCCTACAGCCTCCGGAGCGCACCTCATGGCGACCGAATCCAGCATCAGTTCCAATGCATTCAACTTTTTTAACCACATACAAAATGGTGTAGACCCGCGCACAGGGCTCTATACCTTCCGCGTTGAGCTTTCCGCGTTTAACGGCAGTGACCTGCTGGCGCCTGAAATCGACCTGTATTTACGCTACAGCCCATTGAACCCGCACGACCGTGGTTATGGCAGCGGCTGGAGCTTGCCGACCACCGAGTTCGACCCCGCCCGCGGACGCCGAATCATTTCACTGGCCAACGGCGAAACCTTCAAAGCCGATGGCCGCGTCGGCGGTGACCAGTTGACAATGTCGGAAAAGAAAATCGACACGTTCCATCTTTACGAGGACGCTGAGAACCGCTGGCGGGTAGTGCACCGTTCCGGCATGGTGGAGGTGCTCGAACCAAAAGGCTCGGGCGCACAGGCCAGGGCTGTGGCGACCCGTATCTTCAGCCGTCAGGGGCACTGGCTTGACCTGGAGTACGGCCTTCATGCCGGCTTCCCGATGTTGACCAAGATCACCGACATGCGGGGTGTCACCCTGCTGGACGTGAGTCGCACCGACAACCGGGTCGGGCTGACCTTGCCCTCGGACGCTGGCAGCGCCACCTACACCATGGTATTGGGTACCAACAACCGGGTAGACCGCATCGAACTGCCCACCGAGAACCTGGCAAGCTGGCGCTTCACCTATGACCGCGTGCGAAACGTAGACTGCATCAGTACGGTCCGCACCCCTGCAGGCGGTTTGGAGGAGATTGCCTACGGTGATGGCGGCCACCAGTTCCCGATCGGTTCGGGCGTTGCTCCGTTGCCGCGGGTGACCCGGCACGTACAACACCCGGGCCATGGGCAACCGGCGATCGACACGCGTTACACCTACTCCAGCAACGGCCATAATTTCCTGGGGGGCAACGTAAGGCTGGACTGGCGCGACGACGGCCTGGACAACCTGTTCCGCCAGGCGATGGACTATGACTACGCCACCACCGAGACGCTCTGGGTCGATGACAAACCGGTGCGCAGCACCGTGCGCGAATTCAACAAGTTTCATCTGAACACACGTGAGGCCGTGTATCGCGGCAGCAGGTTGAATGCCGATAAAACCGAGGTCATCGGCAACAACATCGAAGAGAAAACCATTTCGTATGACCTGAGGGCCGGGCGCTTCGAAGAACAGGTCAACGCCTGCCAGCTTCCAGTCAAGGTGCAAACCCGCTGGCGTCTGCTCGACAGCAGTCGCCAGCGTGAAGAAGAAGTCACCACCACATACGACGACTTCGGCAATGTGCTGACGCAAAAAGCAGCTAATGGCATTGTGGAAACCTCCCGTTGGTACCGGAACGGAGACGACGGCTACCCTGGCAACGCTGAAAGGTTCGTATGTGACCTGCATACGAAAACCGTGACGCCTGCGGCCGGGCACCCGGGAGGCGCCCCGACGGTGGTCACCACGTACCGTTACAAGGCAATCAAAGTGCTGGCCAGCAGCAGTGAAGCAACCCGGCAGGAGAACTGGTGCGGCCTTGCAAGCGAAACGCTGACGAGCGGCGACAGCACACTCAAAGTTACCACCTATGACTATCACGAGCAGGAAGGCGAAAACCCCGTGCCGGGAAAGCCTTTGCAGCATGGGCGCCTGAAGAAGCGCGTCGTTGGCTTCCCCAACCCGGCTGGCGACGAACCCGACCAGCCGCCAATGCTGGAGACAGTTGTCGAATACGCCTACCAGTTCGACACGCTCGAATGGAGCCAGATGCGTGACGAGCGCTTGCATGACTTGCCTTCGGTTAGTGTTTTCAAAACTGTGTTGACCACGGTAGGCCATGACAACACGAGCCTGCAGACCAGCGAAGGCCATTCGCTGCTGTCGGGTGAACTGCTACAGAACATCGACGAAGACCAGGTTGAGCGCCGCACCGTACTCGACAAGCTGCGGCGCCCCGTCTATGAAATTGTTGCCGGAGGGGACGACAGCGAAGCCGTGCGCAGTAATGAATACGTCCTGTGTGCGCAAGAGCAGGATCAGGCCTACCAACGCTTCACCTCGCCCACAGCCGTGGTTACCGAAACCCGGTACGACGGATTGGGCCGCGAACACCAGGCGTTGGCCAGCCATGTAGACCCACAAACGCCAAGACGCCTGTTCCTGGTCAAGGAGCTGCTGCACGACGCCAGGGGCCGGGAAGTGGAAGAGCGCCAGTACGACTGGCTGAATGCACAACCCTACCCCACCCACGTGCAATTCCTGTCGCAGAGATACCTGTACGACAGTTGGGAAGCGCGCAATGTGGTGATCCGCGGCGATAACGTACAGGAGCATGTGCTTTTTGACCCCACCGAAGAAGATGCACACAAGAACATCTGCAAGACAACGTGGTTGCAGGTCGCGCAACAAACGCTGAAAAGTGAAAAGGTCAGGACCTGGAGCAATGCGTTCGAGAAACCCGTGCGGGTCGAGCGGCTGAGCCTGGAAGATGTTGTCGAGGCGGAGCAGACCATGGCCTACGACGGCCTCGGGCAATGTGTGGGCAAGGTCGATGAACGCAACCACAAGACCGCATTCGAATACGACGCGTTCGGGCGCATGATTGCCAGCGTGCTGCCAGACGATACCCGCGTCGAGCATTGCTATGCGCCCCATACGGACGGCGAGTGGGCAACCTCGATCACGGCGATCTCCAGCGCCGGGTCGCAGCCGCCCTTCGAGGTGGGCAGGCAGTGCTACAACGGCGTGGGCAAGGTGACTTCGCTCACCATCGGCAAACGCACCGAAGGCCTCGAATATGAACCTGGCCAATCGGTGCCGAAGGCCAGGGTCACCGGCGCAGGCGATACCATCAATTATCAGTACAACCTGGCTCTGTCACCCTCCCCCACCCACCACAGCGTGAACAAGTCGGAGACCGAGTTCGTCTATGACCCGGTCACGGCCATGATGAAAGAATCACGGGGTGCCAATGGCAACCGTGTTTACCAGTACAACGTGCATGATCAGTTGATCGGCGAAACCCTGGACAAACCCGGTGAGGCGCAGCGCACGGTAGGCTATGTCAGCACGTTCTACAACCGCTTGAAGTCGCGCACGGATGCCGGGGGCATGACCGCCGAGCACGAGTACGATGAACGGGGCCGCCTGGAGTCCACCCGCGAGGGTAACCTGCATGCAACGTTCGCGTACAACGACCTGGGCAGGCTGATGACCGTCACCAGCACCGACACAGGTAACGGCAGCACGCTGACCACGTCCCTTGGGTACGACGACCACGGCCGTGAATGTAACCGCACCCAGCGCCTCGACCAGAGGGCGGTACGTACATTGCTGCAGACGTGGGGCAAGGACAACCTGCTCGACAACCGTGTGTTGCGTGACGGGAACGTCGTGGCGCTAATGGAGACGTTTACCTACGACCCGCGGGGCAGGCTCAGCATCGTCGAATACAGCGGCAGCCAGCTACCCGAGGACGAGGCCAAACGCAAAACCCGCAAGCAGGTTTTCCGTTACGACAGCATCGACAACATCCGTAATTGCCTGACCACTTTCGAAGACGGTTCCACCGAAATGGCGGCGTATACCTACAAAGAGGATGACCGTTTCCTGCTGGATAAACTGACACTTACCATCCCCGGCACCTCGCCGCAAATATTGACGTTCAGCCATGACCAAAACGGCAACCTGACGGTGG
It contains:
- a CDS encoding RHS repeat-associated core domain-containing protein, which codes for MATESSISSNAFNFFNHIQNGVDPRTGLYTFRVELSAFNGSDLLAPEIDLYLRYSPLNPHDRGYGSGWSLPTTEFDPARGRRIISLANGETFKADGRVGGDQLTMSEKKIDTFHLYEDAENRWRVVHRSGMVEVLEPKGSGAQARAVATRIFSRQGHWLDLEYGLHAGFPMLTKITDMRGVTLLDVSRTDNRVGLTLPSDAGSATYTMVLGTNNRVDRIELPTENLASWRFTYDRVRNVDCISTVRTPAGGLEEIAYGDGGHQFPIGSGVAPLPRVTRHVQHPGHGQPAIDTRYTYSSNGHNFLGGNVRLDWRDDGLDNLFRQAMDYDYATTETLWVDDKPVRSTVREFNKFHLNTREAVYRGSRLNADKTEVIGNNIEEKTISYDLRAGRFEEQVNACQLPVKVQTRWRLLDSSRQREEEVTTTYDDFGNVLTQKAANGIVETSRWYRNGDDGYPGNAERFVCDLHTKTVTPAAGHPGGAPTVVTTYRYKAIKVLASSSEATRQENWCGLASETLTSGDSTLKVTTYDYHEQEGENPVPGKPLQHGRLKKRVVGFPNPAGDEPDQPPMLETVVEYAYQFDTLEWSQMRDERLHDLPSVSVFKTVLTTVGHDNTSLQTSEGHSLLSGELLQNIDEDQVERRTVLDKLRRPVYEIVAGGDDSEAVRSNEYVLCAQEQDQAYQRFTSPTAVVTETRYDGLGREHQALASHVDPQTPRRLFLVKELLHDARGREVEERQYDWLNAQPYPTHVQFLSQRYLYDSWEARNVVIRGDNVQEHVLFDPTEEDAHKNICKTTWLQVAQQTLKSEKVRTWSNAFEKPVRVERLSLEDVVEAEQTMAYDGLGQCVGKVDERNHKTAFEYDAFGRMIASVLPDDTRVEHCYAPHTDGEWATSITAISSAGSQPPFEVGRQCYNGVGKVTSLTIGKRTEGLEYEPGQSVPKARVTGAGDTINYQYNLALSPSPTHHSVNKSETEFVYDPVTAMMKESRGANGNRVYQYNVHDQLIGETLDKPGEAQRTVGYVSTFYNRLKSRTDAGGMTAEHEYDERGRLESTREGNLHATFAYNDLGRLMTVTSTDTGNGSTLTTSLGYDDHGRECNRTQRLDQRAVRTLLQTWGKDNLLDNRVLRDGNVVALMETFTYDPRGRLSIVEYSGSQLPEDEAKRKTRKQVFRYDSIDNIRNCLTTFEDGSTEMAAYTYKEDDRFLLDKLTLTIPGTSPQILTFSHDQNGNLTVDQRGRPLEYDEESRLLQVDGQNLYQYDGEGQILTSQAGSAPPRQLWFDENRLSLAIQDGMCTRFSFHADMPLAQQSESPARTLLLQTDASYSVIAECDAGEVRDIRYSAYGQRHTTVPLHSHLGFNGEALDEGSDWYMLGRGVRAYNPGLRRFNSPDPRSVFETGELNPYSYCLNNPIALRDPTGMTASGGGGRPRRPDEDDPNWLGRGGSGGGWMTWMWVGIGVVATIAAVLTAGASLAAVGALGPAAAAAVTSAAATVAAGKSAGVVGFFLAQAAGTTITGAIMSTATAALALASTVAQTVAAAGNNEQAANLAQYLALASVGVGFANGVRSLGGAAWKAFSNRNSRIAGWTLGNNIQNRNPPPPPNPKPGNQNLLRANSRRNNVQYDRFLHRAAPNSPPRASVPS